A window of the Arcobacter sp. F155 genome harbors these coding sequences:
- the pnuC gene encoding nicotinamide riboside transporter PnuC: MTTYEAIAMLLAIAYILLAVRQSLWCWPAAFFSTLIYTILFFDVSLLMDSALNAYYLIMAVYGWFSWKYGGKLQEQELEVSSYGLIKNIKIIFVLTLISLAFGYVMANYTSADFAYIDSFTTVFAVFTTYMLAKKILENWIYWIVIDVVSIYIYIQKGLNLTAVLFVIYTVLAFVAFKKWKEEYDKKATTTA, translated from the coding sequence ATGACTACCTATGAAGCTATAGCTATGCTTTTAGCAATAGCTTATATACTACTTGCTGTAAGACAAAGCCTTTGGTGTTGGCCTGCTGCATTTTTCTCAACACTTATTTATACAATACTATTTTTTGATGTCTCTTTACTTATGGACTCAGCTTTAAATGCATACTATCTTATCATGGCAGTTTATGGTTGGTTCTCTTGGAAATATGGTGGAAAACTACAAGAGCAAGAGCTTGAAGTATCAAGTTACGGTTTAATAAAAAATATAAAAATCATATTTGTATTAACTTTGATATCTTTAGCTTTTGGTTATGTAATGGCAAACTACACAAGTGCAGATTTTGCATATATTGACTCTTTTACAACTGTATTTGCTGTATTTACAACATATATGCTTGCAAAAAAGATATTAGAAAACTGGATTTATTGGATTGTTATTGATGTAGTTTCTATTTATATCTATATTCAAAAAGGACTTAATCTTACAGCTGTTTTATTTGTGATTTACACAGTTTTAGCCTTTGTAGCTTTTAAAAAGTGGAAAGAAGAGTATGACAAAAAAGCAACTACAACAGCATAA
- a CDS encoding choline kinase family protein translates to MTKKQLQQHNIFENEKLLSLKLLKNQGFCNTNYLLKTSKKKYLVRVFKNDSTVNISREFEFKVQKKAFNKGIAGKPLFLDRNKTFMVCEYLKGEHKYNLSKKELKNLVKTIKKLHSIKVHTKELDLKEELKKYNHLSSKKAKKSILALNKEIKNLTAYKKQLVCSHHDLNPKNILFNKNRIKFIDWEYTSISDCFFDLATICCEFDLTKKEERILLKTYFRKIVKKDIKKLDCYKNIYNQICKLWFISLEYNQGIKCQKN, encoded by the coding sequence ATGACAAAAAAGCAACTACAACAGCATAATATCTTTGAAAATGAAAAGCTTTTAAGTCTTAAACTACTTAAAAATCAGGGCTTTTGTAATACAAACTATCTACTAAAAACTTCAAAGAAGAAATACTTAGTAAGAGTTTTTAAAAATGATTCTACAGTAAATATAAGTAGAGAGTTTGAGTTTAAAGTTCAAAAAAAAGCTTTTAATAAAGGTATAGCAGGAAAGCCACTATTTTTAGATAGAAATAAAACTTTTATGGTGTGCGAGTATTTAAAAGGAGAACATAAATATAATCTATCAAAAAAAGAACTAAAGAACTTAGTTAAAACAATAAAAAAGTTACATAGTATAAAGGTACATACAAAAGAGCTTGATTTAAAAGAAGAGTTAAAAAAATATAATCATCTAAGCAGTAAAAAAGCTAAAAAGAGTATATTAGCCTTAAATAAAGAGATAAAAAATTTAACAGCTTATAAAAAACAGCTAGTTTGCTCTCACCATGATTTAAATCCAAAAAACATACTTTTTAATAAAAACAGAATCAAATTTATTGATTGGGAATATACATCAATTAGTGATTGTTTTTTTGATTTAGCAACTATCTGTTGTGAATTTGATTTAACTAAAAAAGAAGAAAGAATTTTACTCAAAACTTATTTTAGAAAAATAGTAAAAAAAGATATAAAAAAACTTGATTGTTACAAGAATATCTATAATCAAATATGTAAATTGTGGTTTATAAGCTTAGAATATAATCAAGGAATTAAATGTCAGAAAAATTGA